Within Primulina tabacum isolate GXHZ01 chromosome 5, ASM2559414v2, whole genome shotgun sequence, the genomic segment CTGCACACACTTCACCCGGTTAATGATAGAAATGGCTCTTTTTTAGCAGTTAAATAGAACACATGAAAGTCAAGAAAGATCATGAAATCTGAAATGCTTAAATAGACCATAAACTGTGTTAAATTTCTCAAAACCCATCTAATGGGTATGCTATCTTCAACTAAACAAGATCCCAACAGTAATATGATCCAGCAGCAAAAGGACATCCATTATCTGCCATTAATAAGCATATATTAAGAATATAGCCTTGTAGAAAAGAAAGGCTATATCCATTGCCAGATTAATGATTTGGACTATTTACCTATGATTTTTTCTCATGGGAACCCATACTAGAACTTAGACTAATCTCCCAAGGGCAAGCAAGTTTACTAGAATGTGTACACAATTACTCGAGCATTCTCCCCAAGTTCTAATCCCAGAAAATATATCTAATCAGTCAACCATATCAAGAGAGTGTGCACAATTCTTAGGATGTACTGCACATGTTAGTTGTAAACTCGACAATCATGCAAAGTAAAACAACCCAGATTGTCTTTACAAAAATGGAGCGAATTCGCAATTGTAGTCGCAATCCCCCATCTGGAATTGTTCATTGCCAGACTATATGATTAACCTTGGGGAGTTGGCTTTTACCTACCATTGTATGATACGATCACATTTAGCACAAAGACATTCAGTCAAAACTGGTAACATTTTCACATGTATGAATCACGAGCAAAACAATCTAATTAGGGGAGCTTACCAACCTCCGTTCAGGATATAAGATACGAAAAATACAACAACTCTACGACATCTCCCCAAAATTGGAGAAGTTCACACAAAGCCAGAGTGATTCAACACTCATGTTTATTATGTCAACTTAATTTACGACATATTTATCTCCAATCCTTTGGTAGAAATTCCTAGTTGACACTGGACACATCCGCAAAAAAAATTCGTTATGAATCATAAATCTTATGCTTACTTTAGCTTTTAACTCGTGTTTCTCGTTTTCTGGTTTCACATCCCTCTCGGTCTTCTATAAATACTCAACCAGACAGGTCCATGAAATTAATACAATACATTTTTCCGAAACGTGCACACGCGTCTTTTTTAGTATAGAATCTTTCGATTGCGTCATCTTACAGTTACCTTCATATGATCTTTACATTCAAAGCACCATTTATCATTTTCCCACTCCTGCTAGCTTATATTAAACAACTAGAACTCGGAGGACAtcacatcttttttttttttagtgacACCACCTTTCCTAAGTATGCATTGAATAATGAAGGACAAAAAACACAAAATTCTCTGGTCTTCTTTTCGTACAACTTAAACTAGTCAATCAAGTAAccatcatattttttatttttaaagaatcAACGCACTTATCACTTCAACTACAAAAACAGTAAAGCGTGATCATATTTACACCAAAACATGCAAACATACAATGAGATAAAGAATCCATCTGAACAAAATCAGACAGCAGAACTCAAAGTAAAACTGCATTCGCATGCTAGGGGAAAAAAAACGCAGCCAGCCGACCATACCTTGCGGAGATTGGCCGCCGCCGAAGCACGTGAAACATCGCCCTTCATTGATCAATACAAAGAACCATTCATCAAACTCTAAACAAATTCAGGAAAAAATAATCAACAAATACATATTCGGAAAACCCTATGAATGAAATAGAAACGATGCCACGTTTCGAaagaatgtgtgtgtgcgttTCCAGTTGGTTCTCACTACTCTGCAACAGCTCAGCATTTCCATACTCTCTTCGTTAAACTGACGTGGTCTTATCGATTAGAGTGTGGGGCATCCCAATTCTTACGTGGCGTTCAACCGGCAatatcttttaataataataaaaataaaagaaaaaggcAACTGTTCGATTGCCTTTTTGACAAAATAATGTGCGTTTGTTGTTAGAAAAAtgttttcattttaaaattttcacgcATTCTTGTCATTTTTCGATTTAGTGATTGAaaagtaattttaaaaaatttatttttaagaaaCGCCTATTCAAAAAAGTAAATGTGATACGCTGGACGCGAAATATTTTCAAACATAgtctcttcattttcttttgacaaaaacttaaatGAGATAGTCTcgcgggtcgtattttgtgagatggatatcttatttgggtcatccatgaaaaagtattattttttacactaagagtattactttttattataaatatcggtagtattgatccgtctcacagataaagatttgtgagaccgtctcgcaAGAAACCTACTCTTTTATTTTTGATACGGCTCAAATATACATAGTATAGTTtccaaaattaatattattatttttactttaCTCATATCGTTACATACATTGATTTTCTTTCGATTAATTCTTTATCATATTAAAACCTTCGTCAAGTAAAGTTGAAACGGAAATTTCTTTCTAAAATTTACTTTCTTGATAATTTTTAACTTTTGTGTGAAAATATGTATAAGCTTACATATGAGATGGAGAGAGTACATAtttgaaaatgttaatttcattTCTCCTACATTTCAAGTATTTGGAATTCACATCCATTGACGTATTATAATTTCACGGTTGataagaagaataaatgtaaaatacataaaatacaGAGGAAATGAAATTTAAAACACATGTGCAATAAAGTAAATTCTATACTGCTATCTACGTTAGGAGTAAGCGTAGTATGGAAGAAGCCATGAAATAGAAATGGTCTCACATTTAGAGATAAAAGGATTTTTTcgagtattttttaaaattctcgAAATATTTCAGGATGGTATGAGATTATTATCTTCATCCCTAGAGtaatatgattaataaaatattaatattattattttaaaaatattaatattaatattatcactaataataataCATTTTGTTTTGAGAAAATTCTCGAATCTACCCTCGTCTTGCCACATTTATAAATTTGAAACAGATATGGGGGCAGAGATGGAAAGTTGATCTTCGCGGTTTCGGATTCGGGGGAGATCGAGGCGGGCATGAGGGTGAAAATGAAATTTGGGGACGGGAATGGAGATGTCAAACTCGCCCCCACCTCTCCCTGTCCCGTCCCACTGTCGGATTCCCTATTTAGAAAAATATTGTTGAGAGAATATCAAAAAAAGCTAACACGTTCGCATGCGtgaaaaaagagagagagagaagtttcaaaagattaaaaaattacattttttgggTAGATGATATTCATAGATCAAAAGAGGTAAATACAAAGTACAATcagattttattataaaataggtttcttgtgagacgatttcacgaatctttatctgtgagacgggtcaacttaccgatattcacaataaaaagtaatactcttagcataaaaaataatattttttcatggatgactcaaataagaaattcgtctcacaaaatacgatccgatATACCGTCACTCACAATTTTTTGCCTTTATTATAATAATTGGTCAATGAATTCAAAGTTATTtaaatatatgtgtgtatatatattatattataatagaAAGCACTTTAAAATAACTATTATGATCGCTTCACAAATTGTAattatcatatttaatttactaATTATGTATTTGACGGCCAACAAAAGTAAGtagataatatatttttataattaattaaataagtatttttagataattatctcaaataaattcaaaaaaaaaattataaaaatcttATAGCCTTGTAGAataataaacagtaaaaacaaaaatatacatGAAAAAGATTATGTCAAATTTCAAATtcttaacaaaaaaatattatacacgaaaaatattatataaacattcaacgcgTATAAATGATAACTAGTTGTTTGTACGACATTGATTAAAATACTGCTCCAACATTAAGTATATGtaaaaaactagattaaataaatcataaactcgacTTCGACTGTAATCATTCATTCATCTGCTATCCAAGAACTATCTTCTTAGAAATTATTGTTGTATTCCCTCTCCCTATAGTTCTTAGGAGCTCGAGCATCAAAGAACTAATAAAAGCCGACGAACTCAAACACAGAGATGGCAAACTTGGTCCCAAATTAAACCCTCTCCGTTCTAGGCGAGTCAGGCCCCGTGAAGTGACTTGGACCCGGTGAAACGGGTCTATAATTGGATTCGGGCGGATCATGATATTCAGTGAACCGCTCCGAACTCGtcacgatatatatatatatacatatatctaTATACGGAtacatttatattattaacaatctatctatattttttattattttgaataataaatattttaatctttaatttcaattcattatattttagaatttaaataattgtattatattatgatgtatataatatgaaaatgtataattatgaaaaaaaattgttattaattgaatataaatattttaactttgatattatctttttttaaaatattattaatataaagaAGAAAagtaattttgataatttattatatttcgaACATTTTATTGTGTAGTGAAtactattaaaaaattaaaattttcaacaattaaaaatttagcGGGTCCAATCGCCAGATTACAGGTCAGATCTCGAGTTGGGCCAAATTCATCATACCGGCCCCGTTGTTTGACGACTGACACTGGTTGAATCAAATCGACCGCAGAACACAAAACCAATCACATATTACATTAAAACAACATCTATTACAATTTCGTGTTCTCGAGAGTTTTCCAAGAAAAAAGTTTTGTTCACTATCCAATTTGACACGTGCTCACTCCAATGGCGCTGAAGGGCAGTTAATGGCGGCATCTCCACTGCCATTACCTTCTTCAACTTCTTCATAGTTGTCTTGGTCTTGGTCTGGTTCATATTCTCCCAAAGATTGTTGTTGCCCTCCTATCATTTGCATCAGAATTTGCTCGGGTCTCATGTTAAAATCACCACTGCCCGATTTGTATTCTCCGTCCTTGGATTTATCTGCGTAAAGGGTATCGAGCATGCCGAAATACGGGCAAGTTTTCGAATACCCGGGCCTCTTCTTGTCACCGTATTTTACTCTtttgtaatatttatttatgttctCCCATTTTTCTTTACACCTTTTGGCATTTCTACTGTAACCAAGCTTCTTCATGCATGTTGAGATATCCTCCCACAGCGTCCCTTTCGATCCGTTATCTTGGTACTTTGAGTCGAGATCGGTTTTTAGCATGATCAGAGCTTCAACTTCTGCTTTAGGCCATCGAGAAGAACTCATCTGAGTAGAAGTCTCGGTGGTGCCATTAACTAGTAAATCCACGGGTTCTTTCAATACAATCCCCTGTTTCTCGAAAggttgctcaaacattttatcaagaTTGTCCGGAACCTGCACTGGCAGTTTAATGTGGCGCGATAACTTTTGCAAAAAAGCAAGAATGGCAGCGTCCTTTGCAGCAGAGATCGCCTTTTCTTTGGCCAAGAATTCCCTTTCCCTCTTCATTCTAGCCGCTTCTTGAACCTTCCACGCTTCTTCTCTCGCAGCACGATCCATTTCGATTTTTTCAATGACCTCCAAAAACTTTTTCTGCAAATCTTCTTGCCTTTCCAAAACTTCCCTCATCAAGCTCTGGAAATAGTCGGCTAATTTCCGCTTTTTCTTGACACTCCTCTCTGAATCTCTTCCTGAAGATAACGCGGTCGATGTGGAAACAGCCACAAACTCCGTGGAGCATGGCATGCTAAAATCTTGACAAGAACTCACTGGCTTTGCCGATATTTTTGCGTGAGTCGAAGTTGCATCTTTCTCCATCGGAGTAAAGTGTAATTGCTCCGAGGGAGCAGACAGAACTGAGCTTCCAGCTTGGAAAGACTCTAGCTGCTCATAGAACCGATAGTTCTTTCTTTTCCCACTATGTCGACTAGATCTTCCTGCCTTGGTTCTCTTGTGATGCTTATAGATGTTTTCAAATTTCTCCTTGCATTTCTTAGCATTTCGATTGTATCCAAGCTCACCTAATTTCCTGTCGTGATGACTACCAATTCACATTAAGCTTGTCCTAATTTAGTTTCAGATTCATCATTTAAAACGATCAGATTGGTAGAGGACAAGATTTCATAGACAAGAAAGCAACAACTACAAGGacttcattttatttcattataaattataaaccaATAACATGGGacaaactcattaaaacaaacaTAAAAAATTCCCCATTTTTACATCTACTAAATTTAACCAAATTATTTTGTAATATACACGAAGCCAATCTCCATCAcgaaatttagcattcttccaaaatattcaaatataaaCGCAAACATTCGTTACATTCTCCATTAtcatttccaaaaaaaaattatcttcaTCTTATTTTTATATGTTCAAACATACTCAttgtttttaattcaaattatttcataaaattattaATGATATTCTAAAAACACAAATGCATCAGAATCCTTGTACAATTTCCCCAACCACTTTTCCCAAAAATTTTgctcaaatattaccaaatgtATTAAACTTTTTCAAGATTGTGAGGATAACAATcttgaaaatattattgtttCAGGAAAAATTAACATTTCACAA encodes:
- the LOC142546584 gene encoding trihelix transcription factor DF1-like isoform X1, which codes for MLDSTSFLEDSYGSSGGRGRWSAFNRVALEFGDELDGGGGAEEEGSQSSGSKRWPREETVALLKMRSDMDQAFRDSTFKASLWDEVSSHHDRKLGELGYNRNAKKCKEKFENIYKHHKRTKAGRSSRHSGKRKNYRFYEQLESFQAGSSVLSAPSEQLHFTPMEKDATSTHAKISAKPVSSCQDFSMPCSTEFVAVSTSTALSSGRDSERSVKKKRKLADYFQSLMREVLERQEDLQKKFLEVIEKIEMDRAAREEAWKVQEAARMKREREFLAKEKAISAAKDAAILAFLQKLSRHIKLPVQVPDNLDKMFEQPFEKQGIVLKEPVDLLVNGTTETSTQMSSSRWPKAEVEALIMLKTDLDSKYQDNGSKGTLWEDISTCMKKLGYSRNAKRCKEKWENINKYYKRVKYGDKKRPGYSKTCPYFGMLDTLYADKSKDGEYKSGSGDFNMRPEQILMQMIGGQQQSLGEYEPDQDQDNYEEVEEGNGSGDAAINCPSAPLE
- the LOC142546584 gene encoding trihelix transcription factor DF1-like isoform X2, with translation MLDSTSFLEDSYGSSGGRGRWSAFNRVALEFGDELDGGGGAEEEGSQSSGSKRWPREETVALLKMRSDMDQAFRDSTFKASLWDEVSRKLGELGYNRNAKKCKEKFENIYKHHKRTKAGRSSRHSGKRKNYRFYEQLESFQAGSSVLSAPSEQLHFTPMEKDATSTHAKISAKPVSSCQDFSMPCSTEFVAVSTSTALSSGRDSERSVKKKRKLADYFQSLMREVLERQEDLQKKFLEVIEKIEMDRAAREEAWKVQEAARMKREREFLAKEKAISAAKDAAILAFLQKLSRHIKLPVQVPDNLDKMFEQPFEKQGIVLKEPVDLLVNGTTETSTQMSSSRWPKAEVEALIMLKTDLDSKYQDNGSKGTLWEDISTCMKKLGYSRNAKRCKEKWENINKYYKRVKYGDKKRPGYSKTCPYFGMLDTLYADKSKDGEYKSGSGDFNMRPEQILMQMIGGQQQSLGEYEPDQDQDNYEEVEEGNGSGDAAINCPSAPLE